A window of the Gossypium arboreum isolate Shixiya-1 chromosome 2, ASM2569848v2, whole genome shotgun sequence genome harbors these coding sequences:
- the LOC108466967 gene encoding NAD kinase 2, chloroplastic-like isoform X1, whose protein sequence is MVECLSACHVAIVGMSRLSPVAGYFSPFKIDGKSSKAFGFGLKRKVVVRKRVKLVVKAELSKSFSLNLGLDSQKIAQSHDVSQLRWIGPVPGDIAEVEAYCRIFRAAERLHAALMDTLCNPLTGECSVSYDFTPEEKPLVEDKIVSVLGCLLSLLNKGREDVLSGRVSIMNTFRAADASVMEEDKLPPLALFRSEMKRCCESLHVALENYLTPDDSRSLHVWRRLQRLKNACYDLGFPRKDDHPCHTLFANWQSVCLSTSKEEIESKDCQIAFWMGGQVTEEGLTWLVDRGFKTIVDLRAETIKDNFYQAAMNDAISSGKVEFIRFPVEVGTAPSMQQVEKFASLVSDCNKRPIYLHSKEGVWRTSAMVSRWRQYMTRFASQLASDRLSQDANGSGDHQATSSTEEKLKLQETNELLQETSNVIHSSNGAHQKEASSDDKEDHKICGTGIDLVSSQVVTPGEAVDAEGAVINIYETADPLNAQIPPCNVFSRKEMSWFLRSKKISPASYLNHQLKRLEPVPRETSITETRGNEVVRANTESSFGGTRNSDGIFSNKSPSKEHKITAAGSGKYMNGSSYASSSPNMNGSLQGHSMTETKVATLDGNFSKRTSTLSSKSENSNCKASSYSSDDELGSMEGNMCASATGVVRVQSRKKAEMFLVRTDGFSCTREKVTESSLAFTHPSTQQQMLMWKSTPKTVLLLKKLGPELMEEAKEVSSFLHYQENMNVLVEPDVHDIFARIPGFGFVQTFYSQDTSDLHERVDFVACLGGDGVILHASNLFRGAVPPVVSFNLGSLGFLTSHTFEDYREDLKQVIHGNNTADGVYITLRMRLRCEIFRNGKAVPGKVFDVLNEVVVDRGSNPYLSKVECYEHDRLITKVQGDGVIVATPTGSTAYSTAAGGSMVHPNVPCMLFTPICPHSLSFRPVILPDSAKLELKIPDDARSNAWVSFDGKRRQQLSRGHSVRISMSQHPLPTVNKSDQTGDWFHSLIRCLNWNERLDQKAL, encoded by the exons ATGGTGGAATGTCTCTCTGCGTGCCACGTGGCGATCGTCGGCATGAGTAGGTTGTCTCCGGTGGCCGGATATTTCTCGCCCTTCAAAATCGATGGCAAAAGCAGCAAGGCTTTTGGGTTTGGGTTGAAGCGTAAAGTGGTGGTAAGGAAAAGGGTGAAGCTTGTAGTGAAGGCGGAGCTATCCAAGTCTTTCTCTCTCAATCTGGGTTTAGATTCTCAG AAGATCGCGCAGTCACACGATGTGTCACAGTTACGCTGGATTGGTCCAGTTCCTGGGGATATTGCAGAAGTTGAGGCTTATTGTAGAATTTTTAGAGCGGCCGAAAGGCTACATGCTGCTTTGATGGACACTTTATGCAATCCATTGACTGGAGAATGTAGTGTTTCATATGATTTCACACCAGAGGAAAAACCATTAGTAGAGGATAAGATTGTGTCTGTGCTAGGGTGCTTGCTATCTCTTTTGAATAAAGGAAGAGAAGATGTTCTTTCTGGAAGAGTCTCAATTATGAACACTTTTCGTGCAGCAGATGCAAGTGTGATGGAGGAGGATAAGCTTCCACCACTTGCTCTTTTCAGGAGTGAGATGAAGAGGTGTTGTGAGAGCTTACATGTTGCTCTTGAGAATTATTTGACACCTGACGATTCTCGAAGCCTGCATGTCTGGAGGAGGTTGCAAAGGTTGAAAAATGCTTGTTATGATTTAGGTTTTCCTCGCAAGGATGACCATCCATGCCATACATTGTTTGCGAATTGGCAGTCTGTTTGTTTGTCCACCTCCAAAGAAGAGATAGAGTCTAAAGATTGTCAGATAGCCTTTTGGATGGGTGGTCAAGTGACAGAGGAAGGTCTGACATGGTTGGTTGACAGAGGATTTAAAACCATTGTTGATCTAAGAGCTGAGACTATTAAGGATAACTTTTATCAAGCTGCCATGAATGATGCTATTTCATCTGGGAAAGTTGAATTTATAAGATTTCCAGTGGAGGTTGGAACTGCACCTTCAATGCAACAGGTTGAAAAGTTTGCATCTTTAGTTTCAGATTGTAACAAAAGGCCCATCTATCTCCATAGTAAGGAAGGAGTATGGAGAACTTCTGCAATGGTCTCTAGATGGCGGCAGTACATGACTCGCTTTGCATCTCAGTTAGCAAGTGATAGATTATCTCAAGATGCAAATGGATCAGGAGATCATCAGGCAACTTCTAGTACTGAAGAAAAGCTCAAGTTACAAGAGACAAATGAGTTATTGCAAGAGACTTCGAATGTGATACATAGTTCGAATGGCGCACATCAGAAAGAAGCCTCCTCAGATGATAAAGAAGATCACAAAATTTGTGGAACTGGCATTGACCTTGTTTCCAGCCAAGTTGTGACTCCTGGGGAAGCAGTCGATGCAGAAGGAGCAGTAATTAACATCTACGAGACTGCAGATCCTCTAAACGCTCAGATTCCTCCTTGCAATGTTTTCTCCAGAAAAGAGATGTCTTGGTTTCTGAGGAGTAAAAAGATCTCTCCTGCATCATATTTAAATCATCAGCTCAAAAGATTGGAACCTGTTCCAAGAGAGACTTCTATTACAGAAACACGGGGAAATGAGGTTGTTCGTGCTAACACTGAATCATCGTTTGGAGGGACAAGAAATTCTGATGGAATATTCAGTAATAAAAGTCCATCTAAAGAGCATAAGATCACTGCTGCTGGCAGTGGGAAGTACATGAATGGTTCTAGTTATGCTTCCAGTAGCCCAAATATGAATGGATCTCTTCAAGGACATTCCATGACTGAAACCAAAGTTGCTACTTTAGATGGAAATTTCAGTAAACGCACTTCTACCTTGTCTAGCAAGAGTGAGAATAGCAATTGTAAGGCCTCCTCATATTCAAGTGATGACGAATTGGGGTCAATGGAGGGAAATATGTGTGCTTCTGCTACTGGTGTCGTAAGAGTGCAGTCAAGGAAGAAAGCAGAGATGTTTTTAGTGCGGACGGATGGGTTCTCTTGTACCAGGGAGAAGGTGACTGAATCCTCATTGGCATTCACTCATCCTAGCACCCAGCAACAGATGCTTATGTGGAAGTCTACACCAAAGACTGTGTTACTGTTAAAGAAGCTGGGGCCTGAACTAATGGAAGAAGCCAAAGAG GTTTCTTCTTTCTTGCATTATCAAGAGAACATGAATGTCCTTGTTGAACCTGATGTCCATGACATATTTGCTAGAATCCCTGGGTTTGGATTTGTTCAAACCTTTTATAGTCAAGATACGAG TGATCTGCATGAGAGGGTTGATTTCGTGGCGTGCTTGGGTGGAGATGGGGTTATATTGCATGCATCAAATTTATTTAGAGGTGCTGTGCCACCTGTTGTATCATTTAATCTTGGATCTCTTGGATTTCTCACTTCCCACACG TTTGAAGACTACAGGGAAGACTTGAAACAGGTCATCCATGGTAACAATACAGCAGATGGTGTTTATATAACTCTTAGAATGCGCCTACGGTGTGAGATTTTTCGAAATGGTAAAGCAGTTCCAGGAAAAGTATTTGATGTCCTAAATGAGGTTGTTGTTGACCGTGGTTCTAATCCATACCTTTCTAAGGTTGAATGTTATGAGCATGACCGACTTATAACAAAG GTACAAGGCGATGGAGTCATAGTAGCTACACCTACTGGAAGTACTGCTTACTCTACAGCTGCTGGAGGTTCCATG GTTCATCCGAATGTTCCTTGCATGCTTTTTACGCCTATCTGCCCTCATTCCCTCTCATTTAGACCAGTCATACTTCCAGATTCTGCAAAGCTTGAGTTGAAG ATCCCTGATGACGCTCGAAGTAACGCATGGGTTTCTTTCGATGGGAAGAGAAGGCAACAACTCTCTCGAGGGCACTCTGTCAGAATATCTATGAGCCAGCACCCCCTTCCAACTGTCAATAAATCTGACCAAACAGGTGATTGGTTCCACAGCTTGATTCGCTGCCTTAACTGGAATGAGAGATTGGATCAAAAAGCCCTCTAA
- the LOC108466969 gene encoding 1-aminocyclopropane-1-carboxylate oxidase 5 — protein MAIPVIDFSKLNGEDRAKTMAQIANACQEWGFFQLVNHGIPVELLERVKKVSSEFYKGEREENFNKSKEVDLLDESSEKLENVDWEDVITILDDNEWPSKTPSFQETMKEYRFELKKFAEKVMQVMDENLGLPKGYIRKALNDGDGDNAFFGTKVSHYPPCPHPERVKGLRAHTDAGGVILLFQDDKVGGLQVLKDGEWIDVQPLPNTIVINTGDQIEVLSNGRYKSAWHRVLSPVHGIRRSIASFYNPSLKATIAPAPQLVEKTNQQVEQTYPKFVFGDYMSVYVQQKFLPKEPRFQAVKAV, from the exons ATGGCAATTCCAGTGATTGATTTCTCTAAGCTCAATGGTGAGGATAGGGCCAAAACAATGGCTCAGATTGCAAATGCATGCCAAGAATGGGGTTTTTTTCAG CTGGTGAACCATGGCATCCCAGTGGAGTTGCTGGAGAGGGTGAAGAAGGTCTCATCAGAGTTTTATAAGGGAGAGAGGGAGGAGAATTTCAACAAGTCAAAGGAGGTGGATTTGTTGGATGAGAGTAGTGAAAAGTTGGAGAATGTGGATTGGGAAGATGTTATCACTATCTTGGATGATAATGAATGGCCATCCAAAACACCTAGCTTCCA GGAAACCATGAAGGAATACAGGTTTGAGTTGAAGAAATTCGCAGAAAAGGTGATGCAAGTTATGGATGAAAACTTGGGATTACCGAAGGGATACATAAGGAAGGCACTCAATGATGGAGATGGTGATAATGCCTTCTTTGGCACCAAGGTTAGCCACTACCCACCATGTCCTCACCCTGAGAGGGTGAAGGGTCTTCGAGCCCACACAGACGCTGGTGGCGTCATTTTACTCTTCCAAGACGACAAGGTGGGGGGACTTCAAGTCCTGAAAGATGGAGAATGGATTGATGTCCAGCCCTTGCCTAACACCATTGTCATCAACACAGGTGATCAGATTGAGGTCCTCAGCAATGGCCGCTACAAGAGTGCTTGGCACCGAGTCCTGAGCCCCGTCCATGGGATCAGGAGATCCATTGCTTCATTTTACAATCCAAGTCTGAAAGCGACCATTGCTCCTGCACCACAGCTGGTGGAAAAAACAAACCAACAAGTGGAACAAACTTATCCCAAGTTTGTTTTTGGGGATTATATGTCTGTTTATGTTCAGCAGAAGTTCCTTCCCAAGGAACCAAGGTTCCAAGCTGTAAAGGCAGTGTAA
- the LOC108466968 gene encoding uncharacterized protein LOC108466968: MMMMTKAKAFMGSNVFMSRNLVPPEVFDKLHGVLKDNGAQVLLCCDPSRNGPDDFHVISSFDHEKFEDLRAKGCKLIGPQCVISCANENRALPKQGFSCCLAMDGLKVLASGFDMDEKVKIEKLVIAMGGVLHTKASLDVSFVIVKNVLAAKYKWALNVLKKPIVTIQWLYQCWSEHRVVPQESYRVLPFTGLTISVTGIRADERKEIEKLIIQNGGKYSAELTKKCTHLICDVPEGDKYKVARRWGHVHIIVRKWFDQCIARRACLNEESYPVQGGSASSKKSVSGSLSAQHSQDKFRASSVSATSLVVPEFNTSTVPSTGLGDPDLEAAHSQNTPSVVSDAQAIFEEDGGEAPKLRPSTETKLDGCVANDSQSEDNDLYLSDCKISLVGFEASEMRKLVTMVRRGGASRYMSCNEKLTHIVVGAPSELEKKEVRSIAASGVIHVVKTSWLEDCDRQKKEIPVHQRHVAYDLLLPKDSAHSVTGAVTGIINSNQSKSSVPTNSGTGMPSSFGKSLDDKPKINMNEGSCLKDTVGSSKQGLLPTINSTSNFWQKQQCDSVVQNPKNGISSTVFKGKTFCFSVSFPEDRRAEIVEWVDQGGGQVVEDQVKRNVNFIIECHGVIPSCITDSQITYVSTHWVRSCLEDGCLLDVGSHILYSPLPCQIPFPGFKNFRFCVSQYEEKDRLLLRNLCFILGAKFVEKLTKKVTHLLCKFTSGPKYEAACKWGIRSVTSEWIYECVRQNKVISLDPFCPKEVTAQDQEAGLCTVSQFPTQAAQMMSVDVPSQFTSQPQGLRTQDLGVKMGSIPGDRNNGSRDEAEQSNDHFKRARHLEDDDQNNLLASRVHLCEPFLHENSTGNNKLKNAGEAAQVLPDVDTVIDLLEQTSKIHDQKSPERNGCDRSIFLSDCTGLRQDHTDSHSVIGLSRHWLNRNVRKDEISSHSRDVNVGSLYGGFSETQTESQVVGYEEDLSGRQMLIDRVRTRSSMT, from the exons atgatgatgatgacgaAGGCGAAGGCGTTCATGGGATCGAACGTCTTCATGTCGCGAAACCTCGTCCCTCCTGAAGTATTCGACAAGCTTCACGGCGTTCTCAAGGATAACGGTGCCCAAGTCTTGCTCTGTTGCGACCCTTCTCGCAATGGCCCCGATGATTTCCACGTTATCTCTTCCTTCGATCAC gAGAAATTTGAGGATCTTAGAGCTAAAGGCTGTAAATTGATAG GTCCTCAATGTGTGATTTCTTGTGCAAATGAAAATAGAGCTCTACCTAAACAAGGATTTAGTTGCTGTCTTGCAATGGACGGTCTCAAAGTGCTGGCATCCGGTTTCGACATGGATGAGAAG GTTAAGATTGAAAAATTAGTTATAGCCATGGGGGGAGTTTTGCATACTAAAGCATCTCTAGATGTTAGCTTCGTCATTGTAAAGAACGTCTTGGCTGCAAAGTATAAG TGGGCTTTAAATGTTCTGAAGAAACCTATCGTTACTATTCAATGGTTGTATCAGTGTTGGAGCGAGCACCGTGTTGTTCCTCAGGAGTCATACAGGGTTCTTCCTTTTACTGGATTGACAATATCTGTTACCGGAATTCGTGCAG ATGAGCGAAAGGAGATTGAAAAGCTTATCATACAAAATGGTGGAAAATATTCTGCTGAACTCACCAAGAAGTGCACACATTTGATTTGTGAT GTTCCTGAAGGTGACAAGTATAAAGTTGCCCGAAGATGGGGTCACGTTCATATCATTGTTCGGAAATGGTTTGATCAATGTATTGCCAGAAGAG CATGCCTTAACGAGGAGTCCTATCCTGTCCAGGGTGGCAGTGCATCTTCAAAGAAAAGTGTGAGTGGTTCCTTGTCAGCACAGCATAGTCAAGACAAGTTTAGGGCAAGTTCAGTGTCTGCAACCTCCTTGGTGGTTCCTGAATTTAATACGTCCACAGTGCCTTCTACCGGATTGGGAGATCCAGATCTTGAAGCTGCTCATTCTCAGAATACACCTTCTGTGGTATCAGATGCTCAGGCCATTTTTGAAGAGGATGGTGGTGAAGCTCCAAAATTGCGGCCCTCTACTGAAACAAAGCTTGATGGTTGTGTTGCCAATGATTCTCAATCTGAAGATAATGATCTATACTTGTCAGATTGTAAAATTTCACTTGTAGGCTTTGAAGCTTCTGAAATGCGTAAGCTGGTTACCATGGTGCGTAGAGGTGGTGCATCCCGGTATATGTCATGTAATGAAAAATTGACGCACATAGTTGTTGGGGCTCCATCTGAATT GGAAAAGAAAGAGGTAAGAAGCATTGCTGCTTCAGGTGTTATCCATGTGGTAAAGACCAGCTGGCTTGAGGACTGTGATCGTCAAAAGAAAGAAATCCCTGTTCATCAGAGGCATGTTGCATATGACTTACTTCTTCCTAAAG ATTCTGCACACTCTGTCACAGGAGCAGTGACGGGAATTATCAATTCAAATCAAAGTAAATCCTCAGTTCCTACAAACTCTGGAACTGGAATGCCTTCATCATTTGGGAAAAGTCTAGATGATAAACCTAAAATCAACATGAATGAGGGAAGCTGTTTGAAAGATACTGTAGGATCATCCAAGCAAGGTCTACTTCCTACAATAAATAGTACAAGTAATTTTTGGCAGAAGCAGCAATGTGACTCTGTAGTCCAAAATCCTAAGAATGGGATTTCATCAACTGTATTTAAGGGgaaaacattttgtttttcaGTTTCCTTTCCTGAAGATAGG AGAGCTGAAATTGTCGAATGGGTGGATCAAGGTGGTGGACAGGTTGTTGAGGATCAAGTGAAAAGGAATGTGAATTTTATTATTGAGTGTCATGGTGTGATACCCAGTTGTATTACTGATTCCCAGATTACTTATGTTTCTACTCACTGGGTCAGGTCTTGTTTAGAG GATGGATGCTTGCTGGATGTTGGAAGTCATATTCTCTATTCGCCACTTCCCTGTCAAATTCCATTTCCTGGGTTCAAAAACTTCCGCTTTTGTGTTTCACAATATGAAGAGAAGGATAGATTGCTATTAAGAAATCTATGTTTTATTCTTGGAGCTAAGTTTGTGGAAAAACTTACAAAAAAGGTGACGCATTTGTTGTGCAAGTTTACTAGTGGACCGAAATATGAGGCTGCTTGTAAATGGGGAATACGGTCAGTTACATCAGAGtggatatatgaatgtgtaaGGCAG AATAAAGTAATATCTCTGGATCCATTTTGCCCTAAAGAAGTTACTGCTCAAGACCAAGAAGCAGGATTATGCACTGTGAGCCAGTTTCCGACTCAAGCTGCTCAAATGATGTCTGTAGATGTTCCCTCTCAGTTTACAAGTCAACCTCAGGGTCTGAGAACACAAGATCTTGGTGTTAAAATGGGAAGCATTCCTGGTGATAGAAATAATGGCTCTAGAGATGAGGCCGAACAATCAAATGATCATTTTAAAAGGGCAAGGCACTTAGAAGATGATGACCAGAATAATCTGCTTGCTTCTCGAGTGCATTTATGCGAGCCTTTTCTGCATGAAAATTCTACTGGAAACAACAAATTAAAAAATGCAGGTGAAGCTGCTCAAGTTTTGCCTGACGTAGATACTGTTATAGACTTACTGGAGCAAACTAGTAAG ATTCATGATCAGAAGTCACCAGAGAGGAATGGGTGTGACAGAAGT ATATTTTTATCTGATTGTACGGGCCTTCGTCAAGATCATACGGATTCTCATTCCGTTATTGGGTTATCTCGACACTGGTTAAACCG gAATGTGAGAAAAGATGAAATCAGCAGTCATTCCCGAGATGTGAATGTGGGAAGCCTATATGGTGGTTTCAGTGAAACGCAAACAGAGTCTCAG GTTGTGGGTTACGAAGAAGATTTGTCAGGCAGGCAAATGCTTATAGACCGAGTTCGGACCCGAAGTAGCATGACTTGA
- the LOC108466967 gene encoding NAD kinase 2, chloroplastic-like isoform X2, translating to MVECLSACHVAIVGMSRLSPVAGYFSPFKIDGKSSKAFGFGLKRKVVVRKRVKLVVKAELSKSFSLNLGLDSQIAQSHDVSQLRWIGPVPGDIAEVEAYCRIFRAAERLHAALMDTLCNPLTGECSVSYDFTPEEKPLVEDKIVSVLGCLLSLLNKGREDVLSGRVSIMNTFRAADASVMEEDKLPPLALFRSEMKRCCESLHVALENYLTPDDSRSLHVWRRLQRLKNACYDLGFPRKDDHPCHTLFANWQSVCLSTSKEEIESKDCQIAFWMGGQVTEEGLTWLVDRGFKTIVDLRAETIKDNFYQAAMNDAISSGKVEFIRFPVEVGTAPSMQQVEKFASLVSDCNKRPIYLHSKEGVWRTSAMVSRWRQYMTRFASQLASDRLSQDANGSGDHQATSSTEEKLKLQETNELLQETSNVIHSSNGAHQKEASSDDKEDHKICGTGIDLVSSQVVTPGEAVDAEGAVINIYETADPLNAQIPPCNVFSRKEMSWFLRSKKISPASYLNHQLKRLEPVPRETSITETRGNEVVRANTESSFGGTRNSDGIFSNKSPSKEHKITAAGSGKYMNGSSYASSSPNMNGSLQGHSMTETKVATLDGNFSKRTSTLSSKSENSNCKASSYSSDDELGSMEGNMCASATGVVRVQSRKKAEMFLVRTDGFSCTREKVTESSLAFTHPSTQQQMLMWKSTPKTVLLLKKLGPELMEEAKEVSSFLHYQENMNVLVEPDVHDIFARIPGFGFVQTFYSQDTSDLHERVDFVACLGGDGVILHASNLFRGAVPPVVSFNLGSLGFLTSHTFEDYREDLKQVIHGNNTADGVYITLRMRLRCEIFRNGKAVPGKVFDVLNEVVVDRGSNPYLSKVECYEHDRLITKVQGDGVIVATPTGSTAYSTAAGGSMVHPNVPCMLFTPICPHSLSFRPVILPDSAKLELKIPDDARSNAWVSFDGKRRQQLSRGHSVRISMSQHPLPTVNKSDQTGDWFHSLIRCLNWNERLDQKAL from the exons ATGGTGGAATGTCTCTCTGCGTGCCACGTGGCGATCGTCGGCATGAGTAGGTTGTCTCCGGTGGCCGGATATTTCTCGCCCTTCAAAATCGATGGCAAAAGCAGCAAGGCTTTTGGGTTTGGGTTGAAGCGTAAAGTGGTGGTAAGGAAAAGGGTGAAGCTTGTAGTGAAGGCGGAGCTATCCAAGTCTTTCTCTCTCAATCTGGGTTTAGATTCTCAG ATCGCGCAGTCACACGATGTGTCACAGTTACGCTGGATTGGTCCAGTTCCTGGGGATATTGCAGAAGTTGAGGCTTATTGTAGAATTTTTAGAGCGGCCGAAAGGCTACATGCTGCTTTGATGGACACTTTATGCAATCCATTGACTGGAGAATGTAGTGTTTCATATGATTTCACACCAGAGGAAAAACCATTAGTAGAGGATAAGATTGTGTCTGTGCTAGGGTGCTTGCTATCTCTTTTGAATAAAGGAAGAGAAGATGTTCTTTCTGGAAGAGTCTCAATTATGAACACTTTTCGTGCAGCAGATGCAAGTGTGATGGAGGAGGATAAGCTTCCACCACTTGCTCTTTTCAGGAGTGAGATGAAGAGGTGTTGTGAGAGCTTACATGTTGCTCTTGAGAATTATTTGACACCTGACGATTCTCGAAGCCTGCATGTCTGGAGGAGGTTGCAAAGGTTGAAAAATGCTTGTTATGATTTAGGTTTTCCTCGCAAGGATGACCATCCATGCCATACATTGTTTGCGAATTGGCAGTCTGTTTGTTTGTCCACCTCCAAAGAAGAGATAGAGTCTAAAGATTGTCAGATAGCCTTTTGGATGGGTGGTCAAGTGACAGAGGAAGGTCTGACATGGTTGGTTGACAGAGGATTTAAAACCATTGTTGATCTAAGAGCTGAGACTATTAAGGATAACTTTTATCAAGCTGCCATGAATGATGCTATTTCATCTGGGAAAGTTGAATTTATAAGATTTCCAGTGGAGGTTGGAACTGCACCTTCAATGCAACAGGTTGAAAAGTTTGCATCTTTAGTTTCAGATTGTAACAAAAGGCCCATCTATCTCCATAGTAAGGAAGGAGTATGGAGAACTTCTGCAATGGTCTCTAGATGGCGGCAGTACATGACTCGCTTTGCATCTCAGTTAGCAAGTGATAGATTATCTCAAGATGCAAATGGATCAGGAGATCATCAGGCAACTTCTAGTACTGAAGAAAAGCTCAAGTTACAAGAGACAAATGAGTTATTGCAAGAGACTTCGAATGTGATACATAGTTCGAATGGCGCACATCAGAAAGAAGCCTCCTCAGATGATAAAGAAGATCACAAAATTTGTGGAACTGGCATTGACCTTGTTTCCAGCCAAGTTGTGACTCCTGGGGAAGCAGTCGATGCAGAAGGAGCAGTAATTAACATCTACGAGACTGCAGATCCTCTAAACGCTCAGATTCCTCCTTGCAATGTTTTCTCCAGAAAAGAGATGTCTTGGTTTCTGAGGAGTAAAAAGATCTCTCCTGCATCATATTTAAATCATCAGCTCAAAAGATTGGAACCTGTTCCAAGAGAGACTTCTATTACAGAAACACGGGGAAATGAGGTTGTTCGTGCTAACACTGAATCATCGTTTGGAGGGACAAGAAATTCTGATGGAATATTCAGTAATAAAAGTCCATCTAAAGAGCATAAGATCACTGCTGCTGGCAGTGGGAAGTACATGAATGGTTCTAGTTATGCTTCCAGTAGCCCAAATATGAATGGATCTCTTCAAGGACATTCCATGACTGAAACCAAAGTTGCTACTTTAGATGGAAATTTCAGTAAACGCACTTCTACCTTGTCTAGCAAGAGTGAGAATAGCAATTGTAAGGCCTCCTCATATTCAAGTGATGACGAATTGGGGTCAATGGAGGGAAATATGTGTGCTTCTGCTACTGGTGTCGTAAGAGTGCAGTCAAGGAAGAAAGCAGAGATGTTTTTAGTGCGGACGGATGGGTTCTCTTGTACCAGGGAGAAGGTGACTGAATCCTCATTGGCATTCACTCATCCTAGCACCCAGCAACAGATGCTTATGTGGAAGTCTACACCAAAGACTGTGTTACTGTTAAAGAAGCTGGGGCCTGAACTAATGGAAGAAGCCAAAGAG GTTTCTTCTTTCTTGCATTATCAAGAGAACATGAATGTCCTTGTTGAACCTGATGTCCATGACATATTTGCTAGAATCCCTGGGTTTGGATTTGTTCAAACCTTTTATAGTCAAGATACGAG TGATCTGCATGAGAGGGTTGATTTCGTGGCGTGCTTGGGTGGAGATGGGGTTATATTGCATGCATCAAATTTATTTAGAGGTGCTGTGCCACCTGTTGTATCATTTAATCTTGGATCTCTTGGATTTCTCACTTCCCACACG TTTGAAGACTACAGGGAAGACTTGAAACAGGTCATCCATGGTAACAATACAGCAGATGGTGTTTATATAACTCTTAGAATGCGCCTACGGTGTGAGATTTTTCGAAATGGTAAAGCAGTTCCAGGAAAAGTATTTGATGTCCTAAATGAGGTTGTTGTTGACCGTGGTTCTAATCCATACCTTTCTAAGGTTGAATGTTATGAGCATGACCGACTTATAACAAAG GTACAAGGCGATGGAGTCATAGTAGCTACACCTACTGGAAGTACTGCTTACTCTACAGCTGCTGGAGGTTCCATG GTTCATCCGAATGTTCCTTGCATGCTTTTTACGCCTATCTGCCCTCATTCCCTCTCATTTAGACCAGTCATACTTCCAGATTCTGCAAAGCTTGAGTTGAAG ATCCCTGATGACGCTCGAAGTAACGCATGGGTTTCTTTCGATGGGAAGAGAAGGCAACAACTCTCTCGAGGGCACTCTGTCAGAATATCTATGAGCCAGCACCCCCTTCCAACTGTCAATAAATCTGACCAAACAGGTGATTGGTTCCACAGCTTGATTCGCTGCCTTAACTGGAATGAGAGATTGGATCAAAAAGCCCTCTAA